One Sus scrofa isolate TJ Tabasco breed Duroc chromosome 1, Sscrofa11.1, whole genome shotgun sequence DNA segment encodes these proteins:
- the LOC102158534 gene encoding LOW QUALITY PROTEIN: bile acid-CoA:amino acid N-acyltransferase-like (The sequence of the model RefSeq protein was modified relative to this genomic sequence to represent the inferred CDS: inserted 1 base in 1 codon) gives MIQLTATPLSALDDEPMHIRFTGLTPFQIVFLQASLEDERRNMFHSYVYYKANEVGEVNLKQAASLGGDYVGVQPMGLFWSLKSEKVGIKLFKRDVMNSPFQVQLKLCDPAVLLTHIVSTPPIVCLTLERWYVAPGVTRTQGKEGHIRGVLFIPPREGHFPGVIDLFGILSGLMESWASLLASRGSAALALAYCNYEDLPPKLEKLDLEYFEEAVNFLLRHPKILGPGIGIVSISRGAEIGLSMAIHLKQVTATVLINGPNFIIDVPHVYHDQISQTLGFSPQYSSISNLGFIKLQNIFEENKNNANKAAFLPIEKAQGHFXFIVGEEDKNVNSKAHAQQATERLKRHGKKNWTLQSYPGAGHLIEPPHSPLCCGSNVPSFHIAMYWRGEVIPHGATQEHSWKEIQKFLRKHLIPVVTSRF, from the exons ATGATTCAGCTGACAGCTACGCCTCTGAGTGCACTTGATGATGAGCCAATGCATATCCGATTTACAGGCCTGACTCCATTTCAGATAGTGTTTCTTCAGGCATCACTGGAAGATGAAAGGAGGAACATGTTTCATTCTTACGTCTACTATAAGGCCAACGAAGTTGGTGAGGTGAACCTGAAGCAGGCTGCTTCTCTTGGAGGTGATTATGTAGGAGTCCAGCCCATGGGTCTCTTCTGGTCCCTGAAATCTGAGAAGGTTGGAATTAAACTCTTCAAGAGAGATGTGATGAATAGCCCCTTTCAGGTCCAATTAAAACTTTGTGATCCAGCTGTCCTGTTGACCCACATTGTCTCTACTCCTCCAATAGTCTGCCTGACTTTAGAGAGGTGGTATGTAGCACCTGGTGTCACCCGGACCCAAGGCAAAGAAGGCCACATTCGGGGAGTACTTTTTATCCCTCCAC GAGAGGGCCATTTCCCGGGGGTAATTGATTTGTTTGGAATTCTTAGTGGACTGATGGAATCCTGGGCCAGTCTCCTGGCCAGTCGTGGCTCTGCTGCCTTGGCCTTGGCTTACTGTAACTATGAAGACCTGCCTCCCAAACTAGAGAAACTAGATTTGGAATATTTTGAAGAAGCTGTCAACTTTCTCCTGAGACATCCCAAG atccTAGGCCCAGGCATTGGAATAGTCTCCATTTCTAGAGGAGCAGAGATTGGACTTTCCATGGCTATTCACCTAAAACAAGTCACAGCTACGGTGCTTATTAACGGGCCCAACTTTATTATTGACGTTCCACACGTATATCATGATCAGATAAGTCAAACTTTGGGCTTCTCTCCTCAATATAGCTCCATCTCTAACTTAGGATTCATAAAGTTACAGAAcatttttgaggaaaataaaaataacgcCAATAAGGCTGCTTTTCTCCCCATTGAAAAGGCCCAGGGACATT CTTTCATTGTGGGAGAAGAAGATAAGAATGTCAACAGCAAAGCACACGCACAACAAGCCACAGAACGGCTGAAGAGACATGGAAAGAAAAACTGGACCCTACAGTCTTACCCAGGGGCAGGCCACCTGATAGAACCCCCCCATTCCCCACTGTGCTGTGGCTCCAATGTCCCCAGTTTTCACATTGCCATGTACTGGAGAGGAGAGGTGATCCCACATGGAGCTACACAAGAACATTCTTGGAAGGAGATCCAGAAGTTTCTCAGGAAGCACCTTATTCCAGTTGTGACCAGTCGTTTCTGA